A genomic window from Diorhabda sublineata isolate icDioSubl1.1 chromosome 8, icDioSubl1.1, whole genome shotgun sequence includes:
- the LOC130448146 gene encoding ribosome-releasing factor 2, mitochondrial: MNPNLLSFGFNFKKAIRKINRLYKNINHYGTSKEIKNVPIEKMRNIGILAHIDAGKTTTTERMLFLAGLIQNMGEVHRGNTVTDYMEQERERGITIRSAAVTFYWKKHQFNLIDTPGHIDFTMEVEQTLNVLDGAVVVLDGTAGVEAQTLTVWRQADKNQIPRIIYVNKMDRMNADIHLSCETIENKLQIPYLLLQLPVIEEKKFIGIIDVLTMELITYGKLNDKFVKKTQLTEENVYFEDAKLARSKLVDKLCNYDDQLADQVISIDSLDNVLTADIIKSLRTVTKNQAAVPVLLGSSYKNVGVQNLMDAVVLYLPTPNDSNRIFNSFEDNLCARAFKVLHDQQKGPLIFLRIYNGNLKKGQKIYSFKQDCSEQIGRLYLAYADDYEEVDSITTGNIAVVTGVKKIMSGDLITNSSTAGQKAKNNILKKNKNIEKDIDKILGIGVSIPDPVFFRSIEPTSASYQALLEQALNELQREDPSLRVSFNEETGQTVLGGMGELHLDIIKDRLLKEYKLEVDLGPLQIAYKETPIQKLTDTLTVETKIGSSKQFITTKLTVQPIDISKSSKEILKLDKSPEYASNIASIFPKHLVAVRQGVDVGLARGPKICCPVVNVQVILHYLEVGKGTSETMISATVTHLIQKILKEVDTKILEPIMDLEIISPEEHVSVIIADLSRRRANVYNIGIRGNSKVILSKTPLSELLGYSTILRTLSSGTATFTMQYSDCEKLSSELEAIAIKSVRGF, from the coding sequence ATGAATCCAAATTTATTGAGTtttggcttcaattttaaaaaggcgataagaaaaattaataggctttacaaaaatattaatcattatGGCACTAGTAAAGAGATTAAAAACGTACCGAtcgaaaaaatgagaaatattggCATTTTAGCCCATATCGATGCCGGAAAAACTACGACGACTGAAAGAATGTTATTTTTGGCTggtttaattcaaaatatgggAGAAGTTCATAGAGGTAATACGGTAACTGATTATATGGAACAAGAACGCGAAAGGGGAATCACGATAAGATCGGCAGCAGTTACATTTTATTGGAAGAAACATCAATTTAATCTTATCGATACTCCGGGACATATAGACTTTACTATGGAAGTAGAACAGACTCTTAACGTGTTAGACGGAGCTGTAGTAGTGTTGGACGGTACTGCAGGTGTAGAAGCACAAACTTTAACAGTTTGGAGACAAGCGGATAAAAATCAAATACCTAGAATTATTTACGTGAATAAGATGGATAGAATGAACGCAGATATTCACCTTTCATGCGAAactatcgaaaataaattgcaaattccttatttattacttcaattacctgttatagaagaaaaaaagtttataggTATAATAGATGTGTTAACTATGGAACTCATTACTTACGGAAAGCTGAATGATAAGTTcgttaaaaaaactcaattaacAGAAGAAAATGTTTACTTCGAAGACGCCAAATTAGCCAGATCAAAATTAGTGGACAAGTTATGTAATTATGATGATCAATTAGCAGATCAGGTTATATCAATAGATTCTTTAGATAACGTATTGACGGCGGATATAATTAAATCTTTGAGAACCGTGACGAAAAATCAGGCCGCAGTTCCAGTTTTATTAGGAAGTTCTTATAAAAACGTCGGCGTTCAAAATTTAATGGACGCCGTCGTTCTATATCTACCTACGCCAAACGATTCAAATAGAATATTCAATTCATTCGAGGACAATTTATGTGCCAGAGCTTTTAAAGTGTTACACGATCAACAAAAAGGACCGTTAATATTTCTAAGGATATACaacggaaatttgaaaaaaggaCAAAAGATATACAGCTTCAAACAGGATTGTTCCGAACAGATTGGTAGATTATACTTAGCGTACGCGGACGATTACGAAGAAGTAGATTCAATCACCACTGGAAATATAGCTGTGGTAACTggagttaaaaaaataatgtccgGTGATCTGATAACGAATTCCAGTACAGCCGGTcaaaaagctaaaaataatatcctcaaaaaaaataaaaacatcgaaaaagaTATTGACAAAATATTGGGAATAGGAGTATCAATTCCGGATCCGGTATTTTTTAGATCTATCGAGCCTACGAGTGCAAGTTATCAGGCATTATTAGAACAAGCTTTAAACGAATTACAACGGGAAGATCCCAGTCTCAGGGTAAGTTTTAATGAAGAAACTGGACAAACCGTACTCGGTGGTATGGGAGAATTACATCTGGATATCATAAAAGACAGATTattaaaagaatataaattgGAAGTGGATTTAGGTCCGCTTCAGATAGCTTATAAAGAAACTCCGATACAAAAATTAACCGATACTTTAACTGTAGAAACTAAAATAGGTTCCAGTAAACaatttataacaacaaaattaaCGGTACAACCCATAGATATATCTAAATCTTCGAAAGAGAtattaaaattagataaaagtCCGGAATACGCGAGCAATATCGCTAGTATATTTCCCAAACATTTAGTCGCTGTAAGACAAGGCGTAGATGTGGGATTGGCGCGAGGACCTAAGATATGTTGTCCGGTCGTTAACGTCCAAGTGATCCTACATTATTTAGAAGTAGGTAAAGGTACTTCGGAAACGATGATATCGGCTACAGTTAcacatttaattcaaaaaatattgaaagaagtCGATACCAAAATATTAGAACCTATAATGgatttggaaattatttcacCAGAAGAACACGTTTCTGTTATCATAGCTGATTTATCTAGGAGAAGAGCCAACGTTTACAACATAGGAATTAGGGGTAATTCTAAAGTAATTTTATCCAAAACTCCATTATCTGAATTATTAGGATATTCTACCATATTGAGGACATTATCATCTGGTACTGCTACGTTTACCATGCAATATTCAGATTGTGAAAAATTGTCTTCGGAATTAGAAGCTATCGCTATTAAAAGTGTTCGGGGGTTCTGA
- the LOC130448150 gene encoding 28S ribosomal protein S33, mitochondrial, producing MSKYAKYTDLIKQTTEYARRMNRLSNRIFGEVVRPTNAKSMKVVKLFSDEPIHLRKEVHAYYPRHIEIGKLMMKLRYYGLYRDEHADFQDEMDRMRALRGKAKHIRKTKAEREKEAASKQA from the coding sequence ATGAGTAAATACGCAAAATACACGGATTTAATCAAACAAACTACAGAATACGCTAGACGTATGAATAGACTCAGCAACAGAATATTTGGTGAGGTAGTTCGACCTACGAACGCTAAATCTATGAAAGTGGTAAAATTATTCAGTGACGAACCTATTCATCTAAGAAAAGAAGTTCATGCCTATTATCCCAGACACATAGAAATCGGTAAATTGATGATGAAGTTGAGATACTACGGTTTGTATAGAGACGAACACGCCGATTTTCAAGATGAGATGGACAGAATGCGGGCATTGAGAGGGAAGGCTAAACATATAAGAAAAACTAAAGCAGAGAGAGAAAAAGAAGCAGCTTCGAAACAAGCGTAA
- the LOC130448149 gene encoding protein canopy homolog 3 produces MQVKKYIFLLIVASIKVNCSDPEEEQGVKYANKCEVCKILAIELESRLEETGKTSEVIETGYSVDDVKPKKKKEYKKSELRLVESLEGVCDRILEYNIHKEREDSTRFAKGMSQTFQTLHGLVDKGVKVELGIPYELWDKPSAEITKLKTQCETLLEENESDIEDWYFNYQGKESLKKFLCADRALKNQDSKCLTENLKGEPSEKKKPKKKVTIEENKEEL; encoded by the exons atgcaagtaaaaaaatacatttttctccTAATTGTAGCATCCATTAAAGTGAATTGTTCAGATCCTGAAGAAGAACAAGGAGTGAAATATGCAAACAAATGTGAAG TTTGTAAGATATTAGCTATAGAACTAGAATCCAGGTTAGAGGAAACTGGTAAAACCAGTGAGGTTATAGAAACAGGATATTCTGTAGATGATGTAAAACCGAAAAAGAAAAAGGAGTACAAGAAATCAGAGCTCAGACTTGTAGAATCCTTAGAAGGCGTTTGCGATAGAATATTGGAATACAATATACATAAGGAACGAGAAGATAGTACAAGATTTGCAAAAGGTATGAGCCAAACATTTCAAACTTTACACGGATTGGTAGATAAAGGTGTCAAAGTCGAGCTTGGAATACCTTATGAACTTTGGGATAAACCTAGTGCGGAAATAACCAAATTAAAGACCCAG tgtgaaaCCCTACTAGAAGAAAACGAGAGCGATATCGAAGACTGGTATTTCAACTATCAAGGAAaagaatcattaaaaaaatttttatgtgcaGACAGAGCGCTCAAAAATCAAGACTCCAAATGTTTAACAGAGAATTTGAAAGGTGAACCAAGTGAAAAAaagaaaccaaagaaaaaagtaaCTATAGAAGAAAATAAGGAAGAATTGTAA
- the LOC130448148 gene encoding nudC domain-containing protein 3, translating to MSGKNFDNILFEMLKECRTLPNFLDNIFGFLQRRTDFYHIAKDEHASIGLPDGLAEKLVRHTFLKFKPDKKYTSNDIPVSKEEVVAESSIDIDEVTSTTTEESTELTFTKSDYYNGGIFNNYCWSQTIKEVDVTVKVPQNINRKHLMVSILPTSISVQSKNEDYLLKGELCEKCKANDTVWSLDGQKLQIHLEKCREKWWTCLVKGETELDISKIDCSRPYEDLSEEEQAKIEELKWNQERKRLGLPTSEELKLHDTLKKSWDATGSPFRGPFDPNNVKLN from the exons ATGTctggtaaaaattttgataatatactaTTCGAAATGCTGAAAGAATGCAGAACCCTGCccaattttttggataatatatttggatttttacaaagaag aacAGATTTTTATCATATCGCAAAAGATGAACATGCTAGTATTGGTTTACCAGATGGACTTGCGGAAAAATTAGTGAGGCATACGTTTTTAAAATTCAAGCCAGACAAGAAATATACTTCAAACGATATACCCGTATCTAAAGAGGAAGTTGTTGCAGAAAGCTCTATAGATATAGATGAAGTTACATCTACGACTACAGAAGAATCGACAGAGCTTACTTTTACAAAATCTGATTATTACAATGGAGGtatctttaataattattgttggTCGCAAACAATAAAGGAAGTAGATGTTACAGTGAAGGTACCGCAAAATATCAATAGGAAACATTTGATGGTTAGTATACTACCGACTAGTATATCAGTACAGtcaaaaaatgaagattatttGCTAAAAGGTGAGCTTTGTGAAAAATGTAAAGCTAACGATACTGTCTGGTCTTTAGATggacaaaaattacaaatacatTTGGAGAAATGTCGAGAAAAATGGTGGACTTGTTTAGTGAAAGGAGAAACTGAATTAGACATATCAAAAATAGACTGTTCCAGACCTTATGAAGATCTGTCTGAAGAAGAACAAGCgaaaattgaagaattaaagTGGAATCAAGAAAGAAAACGACTAGGATTACCGACTTCTGAAGAATTGAAACTTCATGACACTCTGAAGAAATCTTGGGATGCCACTGGTTCACCATTTAGAGGACCTTTTGATCCAAACAATGTTAAATTGAACTGA
- the LOC130447970 gene encoding probable G-protein coupled receptor CG31760 isoform X1: MGKKDLSWKSYTLTTTILINFVLGGGNAHVRKKDIESSLQDIHDVAIASLGDFCNKKQFKSLTVPLDTLKFESVRQKADLAATLLQDLGVAHHNGLQDAISKNLIVTDKSVLSSRILAINASTGSIVNCAWWQKQISDIGEPKKISDTGMEIGQRPNSEYPWYVIVSQNIGVWYIIRYIFRYEDADSSPGVRSPKFIESPPNVAYKGWWTFPYYSCSNRKWIVSYSVPIPPPGRRGLKGFLSLDVDVSYLEVNQCETIRNQQVNNEISIFHGSHKCHNFSTKCIYRSNLNQETWTRGKYHCVCRSGFYSEYHQGIFNGTLVEIAWSEYLKTGSKSWELIFQCKKCAPGCLFCQDPSPCLATYHWPFRITLLTFSIICVICTIILILYMYKHRKLKVFKVASPIFLSITLLGCATMYLEMAAIFPILDQYSCIATKWSRHLGFCVTYTALLMKTWRVSLTYRVKSAHKVKLTDKQLLQWMVPIILVMLIYLGTWTVSDTPNTEEIVDNAGLRFKQCLYNWWDHSLAIGEVLFLAWGIRVCYNVRNAESLYNEARLISYAIYNIAIVNIMMIAFHLFIFPRAGPDIKYLLGFIRTQLSTSTTIALVFGPKIIRVLRGQGDQWDNRARSRGVTASFSLNGIGLVPEEAPDLFQENEELKEEIQKLAAQIEFMKIIHMESNNRHVKPKSGGYFSIQNTTSLIHSPLTKTGLNQPTKPPDEM, encoded by the exons ATGGGGAAAAAGGATTTATCCTGGAAAAGTTATACGTTAACAACCACCATATTGATCAATTTCGTTCTTGGAGGAGGAAACGCACACGTCAGAAAA AAGGACATCGAATCGAGTTTACAGGACATACACGACGTAGCGATCGCTAGTTTAGGagatttttgtaacaaaaaacaatttaaatccCTTACGGTACCTTTGGATACCCTCAAATTCGAATCTGTTCGACAGAAAGCTGATTTAGCAGCTACATTGTTGCAAGATTTAGGCGTGGCTCATCATAACG GTTTGCAGGATGCCATCTCCAAGAATCTCATCGTAACCGATAAATCAGTATTATCGAGTCGTATTTTAGCTATAAACGCCTCCACGGGATCAATAGTCAATTGCGCTTGGTGGCAAAAACAAATCTCCGATATCGGCGAACCGAAAAAAATATCAGATACTGGAATGGAAATTGGACAAAGACCTAACTCCGAATATCCTTGGTACGTAATAGTGTCTCAAAATATTGGTGTTTGGTATATAATCAGATATATATTTAGGTACGAAGACGCCGATTCTAGTCCGGGTGTTCGATCTCCGAAATTCATCGAAAGTCCTCCGAACGTAGCGTATAAAGGATGGTGGACGTTTCCTTATTATTCATGTTCGAATAGAAAATGGATCGTTTCTTATAGCGTTCCGATACCACCGCCAGGAAGAAGAGG ATTGAAAGGATTTTTAAGCTTAGACGTGGATGTATCATACTTGGAAGTAAATCAATGCGAAACAATAAGAAATCAACAAGTGAATAATGAAATTAGCATCTTCCACGGATCTCATAAATGTCACAATTTTAGTACAAAg tGTATCTACAGATCAAATCTTAATCAAGAAACTTGGACTAGGGGAAAGTATCATTGTGTTTGCAGATCAGGATTTTATTCCGAATACCACCAAGGCATTTTTAATGGAACATTAGTTGAAA TTGCGTGGTCCGAATATTTAAAAACTGGCAGTAAATCGTGGGAATTGATATTCCAGTGTAAAAAATGTGCTCCAGGATGTCTTTTTTGTCAAGATCCTTCACCCTGCTTAGCTACATATCATTGGCCATTCag GATCACTCTTCTAACATTCTCGATAATCTGTGTGATTTGTACTATAATATTAATCCTGTATATGTACAAACACCGAAAactaaaagttttcaaagtcgCCAGCCCTATATTTCTCAGCATAACTTTATTGGGATGTGCCACAATGTACTTAGAG ATGGCAGCTATTTTCCCAATTTTGGATCAATATTCTTGCATAGCTACAAAATGGTCAAGACATTTGGGTTTTTGCGTCACATACACCGCACTTTTGATGAAAACTTGGAG agtATCTCTAACTTACCGAGTAAAATCCGCTCATAAAGTGAAATTGACTGATAAACAACTATTGCAATGGATGGTACCAATCATCTTGGTAATGCTGATATATCTAGGTACCTGGACAGTATCAGATACTCCAAACACCGAAGAAATCGTCGATAACGCCGGTTTAAGATTCAAGCAGTGTTTATACAATTGGTGGGATCACAGTTTGGCTATTG gtGAAGTATTATTCTTAGCTTGGGGCATAAGGGTATGCTACAATGTTAGGAATGCAGAATCTTTATACAACGAGGCCAGATTAATTAGTTACGCTATATACAATATCGCCATTGTTAATATAATGATGATTGCGTTTCA TTTATTCATCTTTCCAAGGGCCGGTCCTgacattaaatatttacttgGTTTCATACGGACACAACTTTCTACAAGTACCACCATAGCATTGGTTTTTGGCCCAAAG ATTATAAGGGTTCTTCGTGGTCAGGGTGATCAATGGGACAACAGAGCGAGATCGCGTGGAGTAACAGCTTCTTTTTCATTAAATGGAATTGGTCTTGTACCAGAAGAAGCACCAGATCTGTTTCAAGAAAACGAAGAACTTAAA gaagaaatacaaaaattggcTGCTCAAATCGAGTTTATGAAAATCATTCATATGGAAAGCAACAACCGGCACGTGAAACCGAAAAGCGGGGGTTatttttccattcaaaacaCCACCAGTTTAATTCATAGTCCTTTGACGAAAACAGGTCTAAATCAACCGACTAAACCACCGGATGAAATGTGA
- the LOC130447970 gene encoding probable G-protein coupled receptor CG31760 isoform X3 — protein MEIGQRPNSEYPWYVIVSQNIGVWYIIRYIFRYEDADSSPGVRSPKFIESPPNVAYKGWWTFPYYSCSNRKWIVSYSVPIPPPGRRGLKGFLSLDVDVSYLEVNQCETIRNQQVNNEISIFHGSHKCHNFSTKCIYRSNLNQETWTRGKYHCVCRSGFYSEYHQGIFNGTLVEIAWSEYLKTGSKSWELIFQCKKCAPGCLFCQDPSPCLATYHWPFRITLLTFSIICVICTIILILYMYKHRKLKVFKVASPIFLSITLLGCATMYLEMAAIFPILDQYSCIATKWSRHLGFCVTYTALLMKTWRVSLTYRVKSAHKVKLTDKQLLQWMVPIILVMLIYLGTWTVSDTPNTEEIVDNAGLRFKQCLYNWWDHSLAIGEVLFLAWGIRVCYNVRNAESLYNEARLISYAIYNIAIVNIMMIAFHLFIFPRAGPDIKYLLGFIRTQLSTSTTIALVFGPKIIRVLRGQGDQWDNRARSRGVTASFSLNGIGLVPEEAPDLFQENEELKEEIQKLAAQIEFMKIIHMESNNRHVKPKSGGYFSIQNTTSLIHSPLTKTGLNQPTKPPDEM, from the exons ATGGAAATTGGACAAAGACCTAACTCCGAATATCCTTGGTACGTAATAGTGTCTCAAAATATTGGTGTTTGGTATATAATCAGATATATATTTAGGTACGAAGACGCCGATTCTAGTCCGGGTGTTCGATCTCCGAAATTCATCGAAAGTCCTCCGAACGTAGCGTATAAAGGATGGTGGACGTTTCCTTATTATTCATGTTCGAATAGAAAATGGATCGTTTCTTATAGCGTTCCGATACCACCGCCAGGAAGAAGAGG ATTGAAAGGATTTTTAAGCTTAGACGTGGATGTATCATACTTGGAAGTAAATCAATGCGAAACAATAAGAAATCAACAAGTGAATAATGAAATTAGCATCTTCCACGGATCTCATAAATGTCACAATTTTAGTACAAAg tGTATCTACAGATCAAATCTTAATCAAGAAACTTGGACTAGGGGAAAGTATCATTGTGTTTGCAGATCAGGATTTTATTCCGAATACCACCAAGGCATTTTTAATGGAACATTAGTTGAAA TTGCGTGGTCCGAATATTTAAAAACTGGCAGTAAATCGTGGGAATTGATATTCCAGTGTAAAAAATGTGCTCCAGGATGTCTTTTTTGTCAAGATCCTTCACCCTGCTTAGCTACATATCATTGGCCATTCag GATCACTCTTCTAACATTCTCGATAATCTGTGTGATTTGTACTATAATATTAATCCTGTATATGTACAAACACCGAAAactaaaagttttcaaagtcgCCAGCCCTATATTTCTCAGCATAACTTTATTGGGATGTGCCACAATGTACTTAGAG ATGGCAGCTATTTTCCCAATTTTGGATCAATATTCTTGCATAGCTACAAAATGGTCAAGACATTTGGGTTTTTGCGTCACATACACCGCACTTTTGATGAAAACTTGGAG agtATCTCTAACTTACCGAGTAAAATCCGCTCATAAAGTGAAATTGACTGATAAACAACTATTGCAATGGATGGTACCAATCATCTTGGTAATGCTGATATATCTAGGTACCTGGACAGTATCAGATACTCCAAACACCGAAGAAATCGTCGATAACGCCGGTTTAAGATTCAAGCAGTGTTTATACAATTGGTGGGATCACAGTTTGGCTATTG gtGAAGTATTATTCTTAGCTTGGGGCATAAGGGTATGCTACAATGTTAGGAATGCAGAATCTTTATACAACGAGGCCAGATTAATTAGTTACGCTATATACAATATCGCCATTGTTAATATAATGATGATTGCGTTTCA TTTATTCATCTTTCCAAGGGCCGGTCCTgacattaaatatttacttgGTTTCATACGGACACAACTTTCTACAAGTACCACCATAGCATTGGTTTTTGGCCCAAAG ATTATAAGGGTTCTTCGTGGTCAGGGTGATCAATGGGACAACAGAGCGAGATCGCGTGGAGTAACAGCTTCTTTTTCATTAAATGGAATTGGTCTTGTACCAGAAGAAGCACCAGATCTGTTTCAAGAAAACGAAGAACTTAAA gaagaaatacaaaaattggcTGCTCAAATCGAGTTTATGAAAATCATTCATATGGAAAGCAACAACCGGCACGTGAAACCGAAAAGCGGGGGTTatttttccattcaaaacaCCACCAGTTTAATTCATAGTCCTTTGACGAAAACAGGTCTAAATCAACCGACTAAACCACCGGATGAAATGTGA
- the LOC130447970 gene encoding probable G-protein coupled receptor CG31760 isoform X2, producing the protein MGKKDLSWKSYTLTTTILINFVLGGGNAHVRKKDIESSLQDIHDVAIASLGDFCNKKQFKSLTVPLDTLKFESVRQKADLAATLLQDLGVAHHNGLQDAISKNLIVTDKSVLSSRILAINASTGSIVNCAWWQKQISDIGEPKKISDTGMEIGQRPNSEYPWYEDADSSPGVRSPKFIESPPNVAYKGWWTFPYYSCSNRKWIVSYSVPIPPPGRRGLKGFLSLDVDVSYLEVNQCETIRNQQVNNEISIFHGSHKCHNFSTKCIYRSNLNQETWTRGKYHCVCRSGFYSEYHQGIFNGTLVEIAWSEYLKTGSKSWELIFQCKKCAPGCLFCQDPSPCLATYHWPFRITLLTFSIICVICTIILILYMYKHRKLKVFKVASPIFLSITLLGCATMYLEMAAIFPILDQYSCIATKWSRHLGFCVTYTALLMKTWRVSLTYRVKSAHKVKLTDKQLLQWMVPIILVMLIYLGTWTVSDTPNTEEIVDNAGLRFKQCLYNWWDHSLAIGEVLFLAWGIRVCYNVRNAESLYNEARLISYAIYNIAIVNIMMIAFHLFIFPRAGPDIKYLLGFIRTQLSTSTTIALVFGPKIIRVLRGQGDQWDNRARSRGVTASFSLNGIGLVPEEAPDLFQENEELKEEIQKLAAQIEFMKIIHMESNNRHVKPKSGGYFSIQNTTSLIHSPLTKTGLNQPTKPPDEM; encoded by the exons ATGGGGAAAAAGGATTTATCCTGGAAAAGTTATACGTTAACAACCACCATATTGATCAATTTCGTTCTTGGAGGAGGAAACGCACACGTCAGAAAA AAGGACATCGAATCGAGTTTACAGGACATACACGACGTAGCGATCGCTAGTTTAGGagatttttgtaacaaaaaacaatttaaatccCTTACGGTACCTTTGGATACCCTCAAATTCGAATCTGTTCGACAGAAAGCTGATTTAGCAGCTACATTGTTGCAAGATTTAGGCGTGGCTCATCATAACG GTTTGCAGGATGCCATCTCCAAGAATCTCATCGTAACCGATAAATCAGTATTATCGAGTCGTATTTTAGCTATAAACGCCTCCACGGGATCAATAGTCAATTGCGCTTGGTGGCAAAAACAAATCTCCGATATCGGCGAACCGAAAAAAATATCAGATACTGGAATGGAAATTGGACAAAGACCTAACTCCGAATATCCTTG GTACGAAGACGCCGATTCTAGTCCGGGTGTTCGATCTCCGAAATTCATCGAAAGTCCTCCGAACGTAGCGTATAAAGGATGGTGGACGTTTCCTTATTATTCATGTTCGAATAGAAAATGGATCGTTTCTTATAGCGTTCCGATACCACCGCCAGGAAGAAGAGG ATTGAAAGGATTTTTAAGCTTAGACGTGGATGTATCATACTTGGAAGTAAATCAATGCGAAACAATAAGAAATCAACAAGTGAATAATGAAATTAGCATCTTCCACGGATCTCATAAATGTCACAATTTTAGTACAAAg tGTATCTACAGATCAAATCTTAATCAAGAAACTTGGACTAGGGGAAAGTATCATTGTGTTTGCAGATCAGGATTTTATTCCGAATACCACCAAGGCATTTTTAATGGAACATTAGTTGAAA TTGCGTGGTCCGAATATTTAAAAACTGGCAGTAAATCGTGGGAATTGATATTCCAGTGTAAAAAATGTGCTCCAGGATGTCTTTTTTGTCAAGATCCTTCACCCTGCTTAGCTACATATCATTGGCCATTCag GATCACTCTTCTAACATTCTCGATAATCTGTGTGATTTGTACTATAATATTAATCCTGTATATGTACAAACACCGAAAactaaaagttttcaaagtcgCCAGCCCTATATTTCTCAGCATAACTTTATTGGGATGTGCCACAATGTACTTAGAG ATGGCAGCTATTTTCCCAATTTTGGATCAATATTCTTGCATAGCTACAAAATGGTCAAGACATTTGGGTTTTTGCGTCACATACACCGCACTTTTGATGAAAACTTGGAG agtATCTCTAACTTACCGAGTAAAATCCGCTCATAAAGTGAAATTGACTGATAAACAACTATTGCAATGGATGGTACCAATCATCTTGGTAATGCTGATATATCTAGGTACCTGGACAGTATCAGATACTCCAAACACCGAAGAAATCGTCGATAACGCCGGTTTAAGATTCAAGCAGTGTTTATACAATTGGTGGGATCACAGTTTGGCTATTG gtGAAGTATTATTCTTAGCTTGGGGCATAAGGGTATGCTACAATGTTAGGAATGCAGAATCTTTATACAACGAGGCCAGATTAATTAGTTACGCTATATACAATATCGCCATTGTTAATATAATGATGATTGCGTTTCA TTTATTCATCTTTCCAAGGGCCGGTCCTgacattaaatatttacttgGTTTCATACGGACACAACTTTCTACAAGTACCACCATAGCATTGGTTTTTGGCCCAAAG ATTATAAGGGTTCTTCGTGGTCAGGGTGATCAATGGGACAACAGAGCGAGATCGCGTGGAGTAACAGCTTCTTTTTCATTAAATGGAATTGGTCTTGTACCAGAAGAAGCACCAGATCTGTTTCAAGAAAACGAAGAACTTAAA gaagaaatacaaaaattggcTGCTCAAATCGAGTTTATGAAAATCATTCATATGGAAAGCAACAACCGGCACGTGAAACCGAAAAGCGGGGGTTatttttccattcaaaacaCCACCAGTTTAATTCATAGTCCTTTGACGAAAACAGGTCTAAATCAACCGACTAAACCACCGGATGAAATGTGA